The following DNA comes from Paenibacillus crassostreae.
ATGTGCTATTATCGTAATCTCATTTGTATTGTTACTAATAAGTCGTAAAGGTTGATCTTGTGTTGCTAAAGGTTAACCTTTTTTGTTTGCTTTTTCATCAATTGAGTAGTAAAGTGATAACAAGCACTTAGGGGAGGAAACGAGATGCGTAATAATACGAAGGGCTCGTTAATCTGGTTACGCATACTACGTTTTACAAACCAAAGTAACCAGTTGTCGAATGCTTTTTTGAAACGATTTGATCTAACAATTGCTCAATTTGATGTACTTGTGCAAATACACACTTATCAGCCGCTGACGCAAATGGAGTTAGCTGAGAAAGCTACTGTTACACAAGGGGGTATTTCTCGGATGCTCGTTCGTCTTGAAAAGGAAGGCTATATTGTACGTAAACAAGATTGGAAGACGAAAACAATTAGTCTTACTGCAAAAGCCGAATCTATTCTGG
Coding sequences within:
- a CDS encoding MarR family winged helix-turn-helix transcriptional regulator, whose product is MRNNTKGSLIWLRILRFTNQSNQLSNAFLKRFDLTIAQFDVLVQIHTYQPLTQMELAEKATVTQGGISRMLVRLEKEGYIVRKQDWKTKTISLTAKAESILEHAMPAQLAFQSSLFHDVLSDEEQRILYELITRVHKHSEKIELPTE